The Mugil cephalus isolate CIBA_MC_2020 chromosome 8, CIBA_Mcephalus_1.1, whole genome shotgun sequence genome segment GTTAATATGCCCCACAAGGGATTGTGTCAGGGGTGACCACTGTGTTAGTGTACGTTTAACCCGACTGAACAGCGTAATGACATTTTCGTTGAATAGGTCTTTGTATGTCGTGGTCACTATGACACCAAGGTACGATGGTGTGTTGTTTTGGACTTTAAAAGGCAATTTAGTCCAACAGGAGAAGTTTGATCCAAAACCAAATTTGTCCAGCACAGCGAACAGATAGACCCATTTGACCCAGTCAGATGCTTTTTCAGGATCCACAGACTAAACACACTCTGGGACATAATCAGGGGGAGAGTAGATAATATAGATTGTAGGGAGAACACCATCCAATCTGTGAACTAAAGCTTTGGCTAGAACTTTAACATCCATTTTCCAGAGGGAGATAGCTCCATAAGAGGTCCATTCAGTTGGGTCTCTATCTTCGTTTGGCCATGAGGGTAATACGGGCCCAAGGAAAGTGTGGGGATGTCAAGGGAAATTAAGAAAGTCAAGGCTTGTCTTATGTTATGATTCAGTCTGAAGTTCTGAGGTAAAAAGCTGGGTATAGAATTCCCTGCACGCTCCATTAATTTCCAACACATCTGTACTTATGCGGCCGTTTGGCAATCAAACTTGATCAACTAGTCatatgtcacattttatttatagcaaCTGCTCGATACGGTGAGTGGTGAGTAAGTAATATCTAGCTTTAAGTTTGAGCTCTTTTTTGTGTAGAGGTCTTGAGTTGATCTAATTAACTGATTTGGTGAGTGAGGCTGGCACGCTCATTTCGTTTCATTGAGCAGTGTAGGTTATAATCTGCACACAGAGGTAAGTCTTAAGAGACATATCATATATTTGTGTTCAGCAAGAAAATTAGTTTTGACTCTGTATATTTGACAAAGTTATGAGGTTGAGTTAAATTGCCACTGTCTGATCCTATGAGGAAGATCCAGAAGGgacaacaacaaactaacaGAGGCGTAGTCAGAGATGACAATACTCTGATTCCCCTGGTTCATTCATCTAACTATctatgaaaaaataatcaattctAGAATATGTATGATGGACATGTGAAAAGAAGGAGTACTCCTTTTTGTTGGTGTGCAAAAAACGCCACACATTAACTACAGTAACTAATATTAACTACAGTACAAAATGTCAAGAGAAGTCTCTGTAAGTatataggtaaaaaaaaaaacaaggtgaccCAGATCTTATTTTCAGTCAGTGGAGTGCTCCAAACATGAAAGTTTCAGTCCCCCTAAGTTTTATGTGTGGAACAAGAAGCAAATCCTAGTCTTTAGGTCTTGGATACTCTTGGCTATTTTACAGTAGGACTGTGCAGGGTTCTTAAGGTGTTTACAAGAATCTTCAACAGGATGCCAGTGTAAATAGTTCAAGAATGGAGTTGCATGAGACCTCTCTGAAGTGTCATACTCTAGAGTGTAGACCAAGTCTGGTGTGTGTTCTCATTTGATGTTCTTCACTGTTTAGGTGCTGCTGAGGTCCCAACAGTCCAGCCAGCTTCAACTATCGTCCCCGTCAGCGCAGCAATGGATCACAGCGTTGCCCGTGAGGAGCCTGTAGGCAGAAGTCCCCCGAGTTCTGCTTCTAGGACACCTGTTGTTACCATGGGACAACCATCTCAGAGCCCTCAAAAGCCCAAACAAACAATTAATCCCTTCCACAATTCCCCCATAGTCAACAGTAGTGCATTTCTGTGCAGCAAAAGATTTGGAGCAGCATCTGGGAAACCACTACCCAGCTTGCTCCTTGGTACTCCCAGACTTCTCATTGCTCCACCCGTCAGAGACAGACTTGCTGCTGCTACCTCCGGGAGCTCAGAGAAACAGTCTCCCAGTTCAGGTTCTGTACAGGCAGCGACAGACGTAACAGCACAAGCAAGTCCTCTGGTTGTCAAGGTAAACATCTCCACTGTTTTACTtctttcagatattttttaaatcttaatccATAAACTGAGTTTTGTCTCCTGCTGACCAGTAACTAATGTAAGTAATCTTACATTATCTTGCTGCAACCAGGAACATTATCTTAATCCAGAATAGCTTTcctattttaaatttgtggatgACAGCTTTGCACACTCTTGGTATATCAGCGTCATGAGGAAGCCACCTGGAATGGCTTCTTAAAGGCGTCCTGAGAGGCGTTGGGCTCTTGTTGGTTGCTCTGCCTTCACTCTGTGGACTTTGATTGATTGGTGAGGCCACATGATCTGATGCAGCACTCCATCACTATTTGACCCTTCTTGATCAAATAAGCCTTACTTGGTCTGGAGGTGTGTTTGCGATTCTTTTTTCTGATGATAAAGAAACCAAAGATCCTACTAATCTCAATCCAGATGGGATGGCTTGTCTctgcagaatgctgtggtaGCTATACATTCAATTTTGGCGAAATCAGCAACAGTGTCGCCAGCAAAGCACCCTCACACTATCACGCCTCCAAGTCCAGGCCTCCCCAAAAAGAAGTTAACAAAATCATGGTGGAATGCactacacatttaaattaaattgtttcTTGCCTTCTCCTTCCtcgtttattaaaaaaaatgaacactcCAAAGCCAGCTGGAAAGAAGACGCCAAAGTTGGCCCAGACTGACACGTTGAAGCCTGGGCCGCCTCCTGATACAGGGCTTCATCCAAGCCAGAAAGGCCCAGAGAGCAGCGCTGTGACCACCTCAGCCAAACCCCAAGCTGGTTAGTCAACGCCTTGATTTTAGCTTGATTTATTACTGTGAATAAAACTTCATTTGTGCTGTTTATCCGATTTATATCAGCAGATTTGCCTCTGTATTTCTTGTTATCTTTTCATTGTGTATCAGTTTTATCCCTCAGTAATCaaactttgtttgtttcaccTTTGTTCTTTCTCTAGctgtgaagagaaagaagaggaaaatggGAATGTACAACCTGGTCCCCAAAAAAAAGGCCAAGGTCCTCAAACAGCAGGAGAAGGCAGGTTGATTATTACAACTCCTAACAGCTgactgacagaaacacagaaaaggctTGTTAATGTCTCAAACAGTATTTTGGGTTTTAAACAATATTGGTTTTGTCAGTTAAGTCCAAAGCCTACAGATAGtgatgggagaaaaaaatgacctgCTTACAGTCCAATCAGACTGTGCAAATAGTTGTTAAAAGCCCTAAATCGACGCCAGCATTTAAAAACTTGGTAGTTTTTCTCTCAAAAGATTTCACATGAATTCTTTCAAGAGAACACTGACTCTCAACacctttttacagtgtttttatacagtaaaatgtagttttatttcataaatgatAATACTATATACAAGTGACCATGGATTTTCTTccccttaaaaataaaaactttcctttaaaaactgcatATTTTCTTTACTTGTGTTATCAGTTTGAGTAAATCAGGAAGTAATGACAaccaatgtttttctttttcaagccGAAAGAGGAGCCTGGAAACAATGTGGAAAAGAACCTAGCCACAGCAGATGAGGAACCAGTGATACCACCACCGGAGACTGTGAAGGCTGGAGAACAAACCAGAAATGAATCACTGGGGGAAGAGGTGGGGTCTGGTGAAGGTGGCCCTATTGAATACACAGAGCTGGCTTTGGACTGCCTGGACCTGAAAGCCCAGGAGGATCTGCTCTCACCACCCCTGTCAGGTAGCAGACACacaagttttaaagttttttaaaatttctaaagctacttggatgaaatgtcttcaagaaaaacaagtccagttgcccttgtttcagcatTGTATTTTGGATGTTTAATGTCAACATTCAAACactaaatattttcacaacaactTGATAATCTAGAGTGAATACACTGTGGTTAAACTGATCACCATGATTCATTGAGTCCAGCTCTATACAACAGTTTAGTAGTTGATCCTGACTTCCTACCCCCCCAGCTAATGATAGCTCTTCATGTTTCCCCTTTTGATTGATGAAGGtagactgctgccacctgctggtatcaGAAGCTATTTCCTGTTACACAGGtgcagaaatgaaatgtgtcaTCTGGCCATTGACTGTAgtctttgcagtttttgttcaACTGCCATATTTGGTCCAGACATCACAGTTGACCTTCGTTGCTGGTAGTTCTTTGATGTGACATTTGATGTGTCCGTACCATGTGATAGTGACATGATGGGATGTGTGTGCAGGTGCTGCAGCAGATGCTGCGGTGACTGAGACGGACCTGGCTGAGGAGTTACCACTGTGCTGCTGTCGTATGGAAACGCCTAACACTGGAGGGAGCCTTTCTGCAGTGGATCAGACCTGCATGGCCGTGGAGAGCACAGATGGAATGGTACAGACTATGAACTCAGTTTttttaagactttatttatctgtatttaatAAATGGCCCATTGAAGTAATTACAAAGCAAATACAAGTGTACATGTTGtgaagtgaaacagaaaaacaagttgTCAGATGGTCTGTCTTGGTTTCAAATCTGCAGAATTGgaatcttgttgtttttaatgctgcattttttttgtgcgtttttCTTACCAGCTGAATCGTTGCCAAAGAAAAGTGATGAAGCAGGAAATGATGCGACCCTCCAACACAGTGCATCTGCTGGTTCTGTGTGAGGACCACCGGGCTGGCATGGTAAAACACCAGTGCTGCCCCGGCTGTGGAATCTTCTGTAGGGCGGTGAGTGGGTACACTGGCCCTGTAGACTGAAGCCTGACACCACTATAGGACAGGGGTTAAAAACCCAAAGTCTATTCATAATATCCttagactgttttttttgtttttgtttttttaatgtctgctgTTTCCTACACCCCCTGATTGGAAGTCTTGCTGCCGTGTCAGAAGACTGATTTCACATTACAAATCTTACAAGACGATGCATTTCCATCTGAGGGGAATCCAAAGCAtgacagaagctccaactcAATGTTGGAGTGATCAgtgaaaaaattattttttgttttaagtaaaATACTTTTGAAGCCAAAATGACTATACATAAATtgataatgaattaatttgaattGCGATTGTTtgaatcaaaatcaaatcagttcAGGAAGTCTTTAGTTTTATGTGGCCCTACATCACCTCTCTGATAAGTTGCTAAGATACTACTAAGCTACTAAGATTTCAAGATTAATTCATTACTCATCTTTTTGTTCACATTTCAATagtaatgaaataaatggcCATGGACTGTACCTGATTTGTAATATTCTGTCTGTCCTAGTAGGATTACCAGAAAGTGCACCTCACTAAATACagccacacatttaaataaagtgaatatttagTTATTctgacatgaatgaatgagtgaataacACACATGACATCAGTTCTGAATGTCCACCCTGTCAAGAAGAACACAGGGCTTGAAATGATTGAATGTGAACACTTGGAATATTTAAATATGGCATTTCTTAACCTGACTACAGGGCACCTTCATGGAGTGCAGGCCATATGGAAACATCTCCCACCGCTTTCACCGTGACTGTGCCTCCATTCTGAAGGACTGCAGGTTTTGCCCGCACTGTGGAGAGGATGCCACGGGGGCAAAGGAGGTCACAGTGCCGAAAGCTGATACGCTGCCCTCGGTGCCCAGATCAAACCCTGGACCGGTACTCCCTGCTGTTCCCACTGTGGCCACCCTGCCCTCGATGCCAACCATGCCAACCGTGTCTGCGGTTCCACAGATGCTCAGAGCGAAGAAGACCAGCGAGCCGCACAGGGGCAGAGATGAGAGCCCAACTAGGTAACACAGAGTTTTAAAAAGAATAGACTCTAAACCCCTATGTAAGGAACAttctcattttttattacaatctgtgtctccttgttttcttcctccagcgTAAAGAGTGAGGCGGTGTGTGCTGCAGATACACTTCCTAAAGAGTCACTGGAGAGCATCCTGATGGCTCTGGATGATGAAAAGTAAGGTTAACCATGAAATGAcatctgtttgccaaaaaaactgcattacatttgatataaataatgaagacATGTTTTCGGTTGTAGTCTAAAACCAAAGAAAGTGAAATACCCCACCAGGCAGCTGTACATCTCTGCAAAGCAAGGAGATCTCCAGAAGGTCATTCATCTTCTAGGTAAAATATAGGTCATCTGACAAAAATCTCTTGTTTGCTTCTGTGCATCTGAGTAAGACCAACCCTTGTACATTACAGTTGATGGGAAGGATCCTAACTTTTTGATGGAGGGCCAGAACAAACGCACCCCACTccatgcagcagctgctgagggTCACCAGGAGATCTGCCACATGCTGGTGCAGGTGAGGAGACGATTGCCTCTGGACAGGCTGCAGCAAAAGGCCTTTATTTATAGATAGGAATGATCAATCCTGAAAGGTTAAAAAATATTAGGGCAACTAATTGTTTAAAGGCATTTTATCAACCTTCTTAACTTGGAGTGTTTTCCAAATTGCTGCAATTTTCAAGACAACAAATGCGTTGTTAAACTGAAAGTTTTTTCTGATGACACAGATACCATAGTGAACTCTAAGGCTTGCTTATCCTGTGACAGTCATTTAGTTGTGAACAAATTCTACTCCACGGCGTTAAGATGAGTCGGTCGCTTTTATTCTTGTAACTGTAACTGTCACCACATGCAGCCGCGTCCAAATGATCTAATAAAGAAAGTCGCCACAAACAATTTGTAGACGGGCAGAATTTCCAGTTGACCAGCTATCATTAACTGTAACTACTCGTTTAACTGCAGTGCCCAGACATTTTGCGGTTGTTGTGTGTATCACTGACgctgcatgtgcacacacaggcTGGAGCCAACCTGGACATGGTGGATGAGGAGCAGAGGACGCCACTGATGGCAGCCTGTGAAAACAACCATCCGGACACAGTGAAGTACCTgctcagagctggagcagcCATCGGCCAAAAGGTGGGTCAGCACATACTCAGGTCAACTTGTCCCACCAGCCTGATGTGTGTCAAATTCTCCATCCATGGCTCAGTCTGACCTCACTGTGTCGACCACTGCCACACTCAGATATTCTGTAGTGCTGTTTGATATTACTTGTTAAAACCTTAAACCAGGAACATTGTATTTGATCAAGTTGCAGCGCACATGCTAAAAAACACTGTTTAGATTAACAGACACCTTATGGACAGTTGAATACATCAGCATGACATGTCTAAGCTACACAAAAATTCAATTTTAAGTTCAAAAGATGTCAGTGCAATAACACTGTGTGGCTGCAGACTGTAAATGGTGACAAGGTAACGTATTATTGACCTCACTCTTCTGCAGTAGTCGTGCAAAGGTCTTGAACATTGTTGTAACTTGTCTTAAGCTGCTCCATTTTCAGACAGACATTGGTCATGCACACATGAGAGGTGGAATACATCACATTGTAAAAGATGGGGCAAAGCCTGCAAGAACTGTTGCCCTGGATTGTTTAGAAGATAAGTCAGGAATTGTTCCTTTCATCCATTTTCATGCATCACTCCAGCAACAGGCTAAGCAAGGAAGGTCAGATGTCCCTCTCCTCAGCAAATCACTCCAGTTCCTCTTGAGGTATCCAAATCCATTGGTCTGTTTGAATAAACGCTCCATGGACATAGCCAACTGCACAATGAAGTTTGCAGACAGGGCTATGATTCATTGCTAAATCCATTGCATTTAGTCATTTGAGCCAACAACACTGATTCTAGCATCTTAGATTAGAGAACTGTGTGCTAGAGACCAGCATTAAGAATATGCAGAGAGCTTATAAGCATGGGATTACTCTTGTTGGAAGAGGTAGGTACAGAATATTTACTAAATATTCTAAtataatattacatatattctattatttttattctattatttagGAACTATTTTACTACACTATATCCCTCCTAATGTGCTGTTTCACCTACAAACTCATGTGGTGTCCAGAAGCCAATGAAACGATCTTCTTTTGGACAACAGTGCAGTGTTGTTGAATGTCCCTCATGTTGTCATCCCAGGATATCATGGGTTTCACCTGTCTGCATCTGGCAGCTAAACTGGGCCATTACGATGTAGTCCATCTCCTGCTCTCCAAGGCATCCAAATACATTAACTGCCAGGTAATAACACCCACACAGTCTCATTTGCTAACAGCTCATGTGGCGTAGATAAGAAGTCTTTGTGGTAGACCTCAGCCTGTGTCTGTGCAGGATGAGGGTGGTTGGACTCCCATCACCTGGGCCATTGAGTACAAACACACGGAGCTGGTCTATCTGCTGCTAGCCAGAGGGGCAGATGTTAACATCAGAGACAAGGTCAGTGCACACAACACACTGTTTTGGTTTAACTGCTGTTCCGCACACATGCACTCTTTAACAGAACACTCCGACGACAAAAGGCCCACACAGCATGAGTGTACCTCTTAGCACTGCAGGACGAGGAGACGAACGTCTCTCgtttcctcttttattcttCCTGCATGCAGAAGTGCTGATTGTTGCACATCGATGGGATATTTTGTAACAGTTAAAATTAGACATACTTTTTAGGACCACAAATATACTGTTTTTTCATTGTGTCAAACATCATTGGCTCTCGTCAGAGTTTTGTCAACTCAGCGTGTTCCAGTGCGGAGAAATGGAAGTGACCAAAGTGACCAAAAGATCAAAGTTTGTTCAAAGTTCACAAATGGGTCCTTGAATCTGggagcatttttatttcatttgtctgGACTTTGAACATAAATGAAATATAGCTCAGaccaggaataaaaaaaagtagtaacaaataaaaacatgtaatcTCTATACAGCTCTGTGCAGGTTACAAATAATACCACATCGCTAGGGTGCAGAGTACAACGAGCTGCAGTAAATAGTCTTATAGTTAACTTTGTAGACTGTATACAGTGCATTTGATGGTTAGGTtcagtatctgtgtgtgtacttgtCTTTGTACTGTATGTTCGGTGTGCTTAGACTAATATTTGATGGTGAGAAAACTGAGCTGGAGGCAGTTGGGTGATGCTGTTTTGTTACCTGCCCTGCGACACGCTCCCTACTACTACTTTTGATGATTTTTCGTAGCACAAACAGAGATGGTTTTTAGCCATTAAATTTGTATCAAACTTTGAAATTCTGTCGCTGCACAGCAAATTGTTTGAATTGTCATTCATGTCTACCTACTCTCTACCTTCTCAATACTGATAGCAGGGACTTGATAACGTGTCTTATCAGCGTACCTAACACAATAGGTCGTCATACAATCTGAGCTGTGTGTGGAAAGCTTGTACTGTTGTCAGCACTGACGTTTGATCTGCTCCTCGTTCAGGAAGAGAATGTCTGCCTGCACTGGGCGGCTCTGTCAGGCTGTGAGGACATCGCCCAGGCTCTGCTGGATGCACGATGTGACCTCAGCGCCATCAATGTCCACGGAGACTCACCGCTTCATGTTGCCGTCCGAGAGAACCACCTGGAGTGTGTGATGTGAGTTTAAAACAACGGTGGCTCTGGTTCCACTGACCTTTAGATGCATTTTTCTGTTTGAGCAAAGCAAAAATCCCTGTTGGGCTCTGTGCCTCAGTTCCCTTGCACATGCACTGATGGTGCTCTTAAAGCTCTCAAAGCAGTAAAAGATTTTAGAAGCACAAATGGGTGCAGTCGGCTCATTCAGATAAGTAGAGGACACACAGAAAAGATGACCGATTTATGATGCATCCTGGAAAACAAGCTTATCTGCATCATGTGTAAAATCTAATGAATCATTGACACAAGTGTCTTTTACAAGAAAggactaataaataaaaaaatatggtaCATGAATTAGTGCCAGCAGCAGACCTTGCCTCTGTGTACTACAGACATGAATGTgtactactttgctttgcttatTCTGGTATTGGACTCACCAAGAAATTCTTGAAAGACTGGTTAAATTAAGATAAACATAGTTAAAAGTCAAGCTTATCCTGCAGGGTATTATAATGTTTCTTAAAATGGGTAGAAGGACCAGTAGTCGGCCATGGGATTAGACCAAATATAGAAACCAAAAGGTATTCGGAAAACGAATTAGATCACATAATCTAGTTGTGGGTCTAATTGTCCAGTCAGTCCCTCATTCTGACAAAACACCAGCGCTTGTTCAGGGTCTTCACATTGGTGCACAACGAACTGTAGCAATTGGTTAGATGAAGGGTCTAAAAATAGAAGATGTTCCTtgtactgttttattgttttcaagCGCTTAATTTCAAGGCAGGTAGACCTTCACATCTTAtccacaagttttttttttttttttatggcctGTTGGGgaactcagacaaaactcacaTGACTGACGGCTTGTTAATGACGCATGGGTCACAGGAGTCAAGGCGTGAGGAGTGGTGAGACTGGGGGAGACAGAAAGTTTATAGCTCATGGTCAAAGACAGTTCCTATAGGCTCTGTTCAGATCTGGTTATTTGAGCAAACTGCCAGTGTGTGAAGCAGGTACTAGTTGGGACACACCCATATCTAAATGATCCTAGCTCAGACAACATTTGGAGGTTGTCCCGCGTGTGACAACActtcctgggtcacattaaagaccacctacttAGAAGGGGAGCACTGGCATCCGATCCAGTCCAATCACAACTGATggctgcatttgtctgcattccTTTGATGGTGTTACCACCAGGCTGCtgggtctgagcgatgaagcccatgcttaagtgcaaaaaactgcagttcatggagtggccacttgaggctgtctgcaaaagagagcaaatccccataaactcccatgttaaaaaaaatgtttacagccttgtccaaaaaacgattttggtctcagtagtttatttcactattgtGAAATGAACTGTACCGGGGGTGAATTtattttctaactcatttgtttattttctattaaggtttaaaattctgcataattaagggcgttcccactttgagcTAACAACgagttgggtgggcaggtctAGGCTGCTTTAGCTCAGCCCAACAcaacccccatgtccatatttggagtatctaagtgtgggtggagtacagctcatccaacatggcgtcttcattttcaaggttcagaatccaatggatgatgtcatgatgggtttgtccatagtatatacagtcagtggttaaCACACAATGTGTCTGGATCACATTAAAACCTCCTACACAACAGGGGTGATCCTGCATCAGTGGAGTTTTGCCttattcatttagaaaaaaaagtttacactTACATTTACACACTTTTTAAGCACTTTTAGTTGCAAGACTTCCATATTACTCATTCTATTGTGTAACCTTTATTCCAGGCCAGTCAGTAAACGTTAAAGTAAACAGTGTCCGTCTGCAGGTTGTTCCTGTCTCGTGGAGCCGATGTCAGTCAGAGGAACAGGGAGGGAGACACAGCTCTGGACTGCTGTGCCTGCGGCTCCAAGGTGTGGACAGCCCTCAGCACCAACAAGAAGCTGACTGACGCCAGGAGGGGACGGGACTGTCTTGGAGATAAAGTACTGTGCAGGTTAGAAGGCAGTATTGGATGTATAAAGCTGCTTTATGTCTGATTTGTATTCCTGTTGTCTGCTCTAATGTCTGTTTGGATGATCCACATCAGGACAGTTCCTCTGGGGTTTGATAGATTTATACCTTCCCTGCACAGAATCTGTCattctatcaaaaaaaaaaaatcctgcagctcctcttgaAACGTTGCACAGTGTTGACGTAAACTGGACATCGCTAAACTTGCTGTCCAAAatcgatgtttttttttttattttaaagacttGGTTGTTTGTCATTGAGATGAGTACAGCCAAAATGAGGgctcaacatgtttttttgttttttttaaatcttaaagctttcttttaaaatctaataaacaaaaaggaagaaTGCAACAACTTAAGCAATCTCCCTTGTCTGAAAAAAGAGGGagcaaggacaaaaaacatgcCAGCAGCATCCCCTGCTGACAGGATGAGTGAGCAGCACAAAGCGAAAGGCAAACCCACACAGTTAAAAttgtacacaaacagaaatgtgaaaatagCGAAATAGTATAAAAGGGAAAAGAGTGTGTTGTTTATACACTAAGTACCCGTGCACTGAAGCTGTTTATGTACATGAAAAACAAGATATGAGATAAGTGCTGAGCTGCAGACCTGTTGAGAGGAGTATTTTGTCCTCTGAACAGAGTCAGGCTGGCTGTTCTACTTCTGTTCTTTATGCTTAACCAGCCCAAATACATCATGACCCCTTTAATATCACGTCAAACGTTTTCCACAGCAATTTCTTCTATTTGAATAGCTGAAAGTTTGCACCTTTTGGCTgcaagattatttattttcctgatgtaatgcatttcttttcaaactGCACATACTTCAATTgtgtttcaatttttttttccgttcCTAAGGGACATTTCTCGAGGGTACGAAACTGTTCCAATCACCTGTGTTAATGGAGTGGACAGCGAGCCGTGTCCTGAAAACTTTAAATACATACCAGACAGCTGTGTCACGTCCCCGCTCAACATTGACAAGGACATCACTCACTTACAGGTGAGACTGGAGCTCTGTAAAGTCTACatggttttctctttctgtcttccacTGAGACTGTGATATTACTTTAGgtgacattaaaaataatatagcAAGAAGTAGAATCAGCAAAATGTCGTAATGTCCATCTTCTAATAGCTCATTGTTTGTGTCACTCAGCACTGCAGCTGTACAGACGACTGCTCGTCCAGCAGCTGCATGTGTGGTCAGCTCAGTCTGCGATGTTGGTATGACAGCGTAAGTTCACACACATCCCAGTCTTACTGTTGTCACTCACATAATACCTTTAAGTCATAATACAGTAGGTCTGAACGAAAACCAGTTAAGAACTTAACCCTCAtctaaaagtttaaatttgCAAGATATTTTGGGTCAGTGGGCCCCTTGAATAGAATGAGCTCCTGGTTGGAAGACCCCATACAAATGGCAAACAAAACTGGAGCACGTTCACCCAGTGTCTGCCAATTAAATCCTAAGTTTTGACACTAATCACTTCCACATCAAATGAATGTCCagtatttaataattcattaGAGATTTGGATGTGCCTGTGAAAGGAAGGAATCTATCCTCTTGGTTTCATCACTCTGCAGTATATGGAAGTTTAAACGGATCCATAAAAAGGCTGATAATTACCTTTGTTTCTAGGTGAATTTTTGATATAGTGTTAAGTTCAGTGACCCAACGCACTGCACTTCCTGTGACTaatccaaaataaaagtcagctgATGTTCAGTTTGCATGAACAGTAATCTTGGAAACCAACAGCTACTCTACATTTGCCCAGGTTCTTATTCAGATATCTGTGTAGGTTTTACGTTGTGGAGACTTAATACTTacttctttcatgtttttagtcATGTATACTAGTGCGAATATGTAAATATTCCAGTTTGTTTGAGCTCAGTTTTAAATAGCTGTCTGTCAGATGTGTTGAAAGGATGTGGGTTTTAATCAGTGATGTAAGATGCCTcattgtgtgtgtacatgtgtgcagGAGGGTCGATTACCACTTGACTTCTGTCAGCGGGAGCCGCCAGTGTTGTTTGAGTGTAACCATGCCTGCTCCTGCTGGAGGACCTGCAGGAACCGAGTGGTCCAGAACGGACTGAGGTGACCGTTCTGTTGTTTAAGATGCTATGTCGTTTataatatttacaaaatcaACTGGTGccaggtttcctcccacctccacagacatgctcgttaggctgattggtgaccctaaattgaccctaggtgtgcgtgtgagtgtgaatggttgt includes the following:
- the ehmt1a gene encoding histone-lysine N-methyltransferase EHMT1a codes for the protein MDHSVAREEPVGRSPPSSASRTPVVTMGQPSQSPQKPKQTINPFHNSPIVNSSAFLCSKRFGAASGKPLPSLLLGTPRLLIAPPVRDRLAAATSGSSEKQSPSSGSVQAATDVTAQASPLVVKPAGKKTPKLAQTDTLKPGPPPDTGLHPSQKGPESSAVTTSAKPQAAVKRKKRKMGMYNLVPKKKAKVLKQQEKPKEEPGNNVEKNLATADEEPVIPPPETVKAGEQTRNESLGEEVGSGEGGPIEYTELALDCLDLKAQEDLLSPPLSGAAADAAVTETDLAEELPLCCCRMETPNTGGSLSAVDQTCMAVESTDGMLNRCQRKVMKQEMMRPSNTVHLLVLCEDHRAGMVKHQCCPGCGIFCRAGTFMECRPYGNISHRFHRDCASILKDCRFCPHCGEDATGAKEVTVPKADTLPSVPRSNPGPVLPAVPTVATLPSMPTMPTVSAVPQMLRAKKTSEPHRGRDESPTSVKSEAVCAADTLPKESLESILMALDDENLKPKKVKYPTRQLYISAKQGDLQKVIHLLVDGKDPNFLMEGQNKRTPLHAAAAEGHQEICHMLVQAGANLDMVDEEQRTPLMAACENNHPDTVKYLLRAGAAIGQKDIMGFTCLHLAAKLGHYDVVHLLLSKASKYINCQDEGGWTPITWAIEYKHTELVYLLLARGADVNIRDKEENVCLHWAALSGCEDIAQALLDARCDLSAINVHGDSPLHVAVRENHLECVMLFLSRGADVSQRNREGDTALDCCACGSKVWTALSTNKKLTDARRGRDCLGDKVLCRDISRGYETVPITCVNGVDSEPCPENFKYIPDSCVTSPLNIDKDITHLQHCSCTDDCSSSSCMCGQLSLRCWYDSEGRLPLDFCQREPPVLFECNHACSCWRTCRNRVVQNGLRTRLQLFRTHKMGWGVRATQDIPQGTFICEYVGEIITDAEANKRENDSFLFTLDNKVGDIHCIDARLFGNIGRFINHLCEPNLLAVKVFTMHQDLRFPRVAFFSSRPIKAGDQIGFDYGDHYWRVKSKYFSCQCGSVKCRHSATSR